A single window of Chitinophaga sp. XS-30 DNA harbors:
- a CDS encoding PLP-dependent aminotransferase family protein, protein MSKTAPQIPLPFLKLRKRDAEPLFLQLYGQIKQAIFSGQLKEGERLPATRALAAELEISRNSVFQAFEQLILEGFLEGRKGDGTYVCAKIGIVPARTPKVEETPGTEEYIPDFSIEPLLPFQSSIPSFAHFPFKTWAGIAADVYRNIHSLHLGYGDTQGYAPLRNELADYLRINRSIICSPEQILIVSGSRQAINLSAQLLIKKGDQCWMEDPGYRGASMAIERWGGRVCPVPLTQYGLDIDHAIKTYPAATFAYVTPSHQYPMGGTLPLAERLKLLQWAAKQKMWIVEDDYDSEFRYNGRPVPALKGLDDAGQVIYTGTFSKVLFPALRLGYMVLPTLEMARRFRMLKTTIDRENPVIDQAIITRFMREGHFARHLRKMRILYKKLQDELTALIGKHLHPWLEVEPGDSGMHITGWLKKDMLAADVEKAAGKQGLILQPVDDFSIKYGHPKGLMFGFTGYPVEDMEKAVLQLKQILINLQP, encoded by the coding sequence ATGAGCAAAACCGCTCCGCAGATACCGTTGCCGTTCCTGAAATTGCGCAAGCGCGATGCGGAACCCCTGTTCCTGCAACTTTACGGGCAGATCAAACAGGCCATTTTCAGCGGGCAGCTGAAAGAGGGGGAACGGCTTCCGGCCACCAGGGCATTGGCCGCGGAACTGGAAATATCGCGCAACAGCGTGTTCCAGGCATTTGAACAGCTTATCCTGGAAGGCTTCCTGGAGGGCAGGAAAGGGGATGGCACCTATGTTTGCGCAAAGATCGGCATCGTTCCGGCCAGAACGCCGAAGGTGGAAGAAACGCCGGGAACCGAGGAGTATATACCGGACTTTTCCATCGAGCCGTTGCTGCCGTTCCAGAGCTCCATACCTTCCTTCGCGCATTTTCCTTTCAAAACCTGGGCGGGCATTGCAGCGGATGTTTACCGCAACATTCACAGCCTCCACCTGGGCTATGGCGATACACAGGGATATGCGCCATTGCGCAATGAGCTGGCGGATTACCTGCGCATCAACCGTTCGATTATCTGTTCGCCTGAACAGATACTGATCGTCAGTGGCTCGAGACAGGCCATCAACCTGTCCGCCCAGCTGCTGATTAAAAAAGGGGATCAATGCTGGATGGAAGACCCCGGCTACAGGGGCGCCAGCATGGCTATCGAAAGATGGGGCGGCAGGGTTTGCCCCGTGCCGCTGACGCAATACGGACTGGATATCGACCATGCCATCAAAACATACCCTGCCGCAACATTCGCGTATGTAACACCTTCCCATCAATACCCCATGGGCGGCACGCTGCCGCTGGCGGAAAGGCTGAAGCTGCTCCAATGGGCGGCAAAGCAGAAAATGTGGATCGTGGAAGACGATTATGACAGCGAGTTCCGCTACAACGGAAGGCCCGTGCCGGCATTGAAAGGACTTGATGACGCTGGCCAGGTGATCTATACCGGCACCTTCAGCAAAGTGCTGTTCCCTGCATTGCGGCTGGGATATATGGTACTGCCCACGCTGGAGATGGCGCGGCGGTTCAGGATGCTGAAAACAACGATCGACCGGGAGAACCCCGTGATAGATCAGGCCATTATCACCCGGTTCATGCGGGAGGGCCATTTTGCCCGGCATCTGCGCAAAATGCGCATCCTGTATAAAAAATTGCAGGATGAATTGACGGCATTGATCGGGAAGCATCTGCATCCCTGGCTGGAAGTGGAACCGGGTGACAGCGGCATGCATATCACCGGCTGGCTGAAAAAGGACATGCTGGCCGCTGATGTGGAGAAAGCCGCCGGGAAACAGGGCCTCATCCTGCAACCCGTAGATGATTTCTCCATAAAATACGGTCATCCGAAAGGACTGATGTTCGGGTTCACCGGTTATCCCGTGGAAGATATGGAAAAGGCCGTGCTGCAGTTGAAACAAATCCTTATAAATTTGCAACCATGA
- a CDS encoding tetratricopeptide repeat protein, producing the protein MTKERYFTQEQFITQFNAEIRYAAEVWQKLKDSGFQEYALAVFDFTFVARDREQLEQLKQLFASNYDFVMGEVAPKDELWKLQGVSNEFPVDADNLLCWAIDILVKGFELDCRLEGYGTFAGAGNDEFPDMAKGKLEQYFNMAMSAWQQKNYSASAINFNTAIRIFDVNPNSWYSRAIVKDSLYLVMQARADYDKAIELAPEFKEAYINRAVNKYEAGEYEAATEDFNKVLSLDPDNAMVYYNRGNTKYNSGDKTGACADWKRALELGAEYAAERLAEYCK; encoded by the coding sequence ATGACGAAGGAAAGATATTTTACGCAGGAACAGTTCATTACACAGTTCAATGCAGAGATACGATATGCCGCGGAAGTGTGGCAGAAACTGAAAGACAGCGGATTCCAGGAGTATGCGCTCGCGGTGTTCGATTTCACTTTCGTGGCCCGTGACCGGGAGCAACTGGAACAGCTGAAGCAGCTGTTTGCCTCGAATTATGATTTTGTGATGGGAGAGGTTGCGCCAAAGGATGAACTTTGGAAGCTGCAGGGTGTCAGCAATGAATTTCCGGTGGATGCGGACAATCTGCTCTGCTGGGCGATAGATATCCTTGTGAAAGGATTTGAGCTGGATTGCCGGCTGGAAGGATACGGCACTTTCGCCGGCGCGGGGAACGATGAATTCCCGGATATGGCCAAGGGCAAGCTGGAACAATATTTCAATATGGCCATGAGCGCCTGGCAGCAGAAGAACTACAGCGCGTCCGCCATCAATTTCAATACCGCCATCCGCATTTTTGATGTGAACCCCAACTCCTGGTACTCCCGCGCTATTGTGAAAGATTCGCTTTACCTGGTCATGCAGGCGCGGGCGGATTACGACAAGGCTATTGAACTGGCTCCCGAATTCAAGGAAGCCTATATCAACCGCGCGGTGAACAAATACGAAGCGGGAGAATACGAAGCCGCCACCGAAGATTTCAACAAAGTGCTGTCCCTCGATCCGGACAATGCCATGGTGTATTATAACCGTGGCAATACGAAGTATAACAGCGGTGATAAGACAGGGGCCTGCGCGGATTGGAAACGTGCGCTGGAGCTCGGCGCGGAATATGCGGCGGAGCGGCTGGCGGAGTACTGTAAATAA
- a CDS encoding metallophosphoesterase family protein: MQRCVFTYLEYIMKFILFSLLFTVSLSAAQAQKFYPAASVPDRIVLTFAGDPARTQAVTWRTDTLTEKGLAMLKPASPHPGREDSTLLVEATLEKLALPGAEAFHHTAKFTGLQPSTAYMYRVGNGEQWSEWLHFTTAADQLKPFSFIYMGDAQNDHKELWSRAIRAAYTQAPKAAFSLHAGDLINRTNTDHEWGEWFYAGGWIYGMMPVIATPGNHEYYRDEQRRLTLTKNWRPQFAFPENGPEGLEEVAYYLDYQGVRIISICSQAFLLNKADSISQVAWVENLLRNNPAKWTIITMHHPLYSSAGGRDNKSLRDAFQPMFDKYGVDLVLTGHDHTYGRGIAESSPQSPRMPLKGPVYITSVSGPKMYVPSLDKWQQRAAANTQLYQVIDMEADHIVYKCYTVTGTLYDAFRIDKKRGQKTLTDQQPAAVKEMVELPPAYQQKLSATEKQSFEQKKETYLKRKP, from the coding sequence ATGCAACGCTGTGTTTTTACTTATCTTGAATATATCATGAAGTTCATTCTTTTCTCTTTGCTCTTTACGGTTTCCCTTTCCGCAGCACAGGCGCAAAAATTCTATCCGGCTGCCTCCGTACCGGACAGGATCGTGCTGACCTTTGCAGGTGATCCTGCACGTACGCAGGCGGTTACCTGGCGTACGGACACACTGACGGAAAAAGGGCTGGCCATGCTCAAACCCGCCAGTCCCCATCCGGGACGCGAGGATTCTACCCTTTTGGTGGAAGCAACATTGGAGAAACTGGCGCTTCCCGGTGCGGAAGCCTTTCATCACACCGCGAAATTCACGGGCCTGCAGCCTTCCACGGCATACATGTATCGCGTAGGGAATGGTGAACAATGGAGCGAATGGCTGCATTTCACTACCGCCGCAGACCAGTTAAAACCCTTTTCTTTCATCTATATGGGCGATGCGCAGAACGATCACAAGGAACTCTGGTCCCGCGCCATACGCGCAGCATATACGCAGGCGCCGAAAGCAGCGTTCTCCCTGCACGCCGGGGACCTTATCAACAGAACGAATACCGACCATGAATGGGGCGAATGGTTTTACGCAGGCGGATGGATCTACGGCATGATGCCCGTGATCGCCACACCGGGAAATCATGAATATTACCGCGATGAACAACGCCGGCTCACGCTCACCAAAAACTGGCGCCCCCAGTTCGCCTTCCCGGAAAACGGGCCGGAAGGACTGGAAGAAGTGGCCTATTACCTGGATTACCAGGGTGTGAGGATCATTTCCATCTGCTCACAGGCTTTCCTGCTGAACAAGGCGGACAGCATCAGCCAGGTGGCTTGGGTGGAAAACCTGCTGCGCAACAATCCGGCCAAATGGACGATCATCACCATGCATCACCCGCTGTATTCCTCTGCAGGCGGCCGCGACAATAAATCGCTGCGCGATGCCTTCCAGCCGATGTTTGACAAATATGGCGTTGACCTGGTGCTGACCGGGCATGATCATACTTACGGGCGGGGCATAGCGGAAAGTTCACCGCAATCCCCGCGTATGCCGTTGAAAGGCCCGGTGTACATCACCTCCGTCAGCGGGCCCAAGATGTATGTGCCTTCGCTGGATAAATGGCAGCAAAGGGCCGCCGCGAACACACAGCTGTACCAGGTCATTGATATGGAGGCAGATCATATCGTGTATAAATGCTACACCGTCACCGGTACCCTGTACGATGCCTTCAGAATAGACAAAAAGAGAGGACAGAAAACGCTGACCGACCAGCAGCCTGCTGCCGTGAAGGAAATGGTGGAACTGCCGCCGGCATATCAGCAAAAATTATCCGCAACGGAAAAACAATCATTCGAACAGAAGAAAGAAACCTATCTGAAACGAAAGCCCTGA
- a CDS encoding tetratricopeptide repeat protein, translating into MIRSVVFITTIFLLAVTTLQAQQEPALVFSNLGKQAASDSAFMAQKEAYRRAKDKTAAALALRQMGRICYHLGHYPQALDYHLQAGTLFRETRQHMLLAENLNDIGTLYYYNRQPALARPQYDEALRIYRQQRNNAGLAVTYGKIGHLYEKQQLYDSAFYFQRMALGGYGQIADRGGMAKIFENLGSIHEDLEQYDSAQYYFGHALALNTDSLAKIEILNNLGDILRKTGSYREGLEQTRLAVALARETSEQYQLSSAYRDMAKGFHLLRQPDSAYQYLELSRFHLLDIYSTESGKQLALLQTMYDMEKKDREIENLRNTRKATVAIVILGLLLVALALLVISRQRLKIRNAELLHLREQEQMRSALEHREALEQNLKQELELRSKELSAHTLHIIRKNQLLEEVHNQLEQMVRDDKRDQKKQLKQLQLQINHNFNHDQHWDEFRGIFEQVHQSFFDRLKAYCDHLTANDLRLVALLKMNIGSGDIATLLNISQDSLRVVRYRLRKKLNLPQGESLTAFIQSI; encoded by the coding sequence ATGATTCGGAGCGTTGTTTTTATCACCACCATCTTCCTGCTGGCCGTTACAACCCTGCAGGCGCAACAGGAACCTGCCCTGGTTTTCAGCAATCTCGGCAAACAGGCGGCTTCGGACTCGGCTTTTATGGCGCAAAAAGAAGCTTACCGCCGGGCAAAGGACAAAACAGCCGCCGCACTGGCCCTCCGCCAGATGGGCCGCATCTGCTATCACCTCGGGCATTACCCCCAGGCCCTGGATTACCACCTGCAGGCGGGAACGCTCTTCCGCGAAACCCGGCAGCATATGCTGCTGGCCGAAAACCTCAATGACATCGGTACCTTGTATTATTATAACCGCCAGCCGGCATTGGCCCGCCCGCAATACGACGAAGCGCTGCGGATCTACCGGCAGCAACGCAACAACGCGGGCCTGGCTGTGACCTATGGCAAGATCGGCCATCTCTACGAAAAACAACAGTTGTACGACAGCGCTTTCTATTTCCAGCGGATGGCCCTCGGCGGATACGGACAAATTGCCGACCGCGGCGGCATGGCCAAAATATTTGAGAACCTGGGCAGCATTCATGAAGACCTGGAACAGTACGATTCCGCGCAATACTACTTCGGGCATGCGCTGGCACTGAATACGGACAGCCTGGCGAAGATCGAGATACTGAACAACCTCGGCGATATACTGCGCAAAACAGGCAGCTACCGCGAAGGGCTGGAACAAACGCGCCTGGCCGTAGCGCTTGCCCGGGAGACCAGTGAGCAATACCAGCTGAGCAGCGCCTACCGCGATATGGCCAAAGGCTTCCACCTCCTCCGGCAACCGGACAGCGCCTACCAATACCTCGAGCTGAGCCGCTTCCATCTGCTGGACATCTACTCCACCGAAAGCGGCAAACAACTGGCGCTCCTGCAAACCATGTACGATATGGAAAAGAAAGACCGGGAGATAGAAAACCTGCGGAATACCCGGAAAGCTACCGTGGCCATCGTTATCCTGGGCTTGCTGCTGGTGGCCCTCGCATTGCTTGTGATCAGCCGCCAGCGCCTCAAGATCAGGAATGCGGAATTGCTCCATCTGCGCGAACAGGAACAGATGCGCAGCGCACTCGAACATCGCGAAGCCCTGGAGCAAAACCTCAAACAGGAACTGGAGCTGAGATCAAAAGAACTGAGCGCCCACACGCTCCACATCATCCGCAAGAACCAGCTGCTGGAAGAAGTGCACAACCAGCTCGAACAAATGGTGCGGGATGATAAACGAGATCAGAAAAAGCAACTGAAGCAATTGCAGCTCCAGATCAACCACAACTTTAATCACGATCAGCACTGGGACGAATTCAGGGGGATATTCGAGCAGGTGCACCAATCCTTCTTCGACCGCCTGAAAGCATACTGCGACCACCTGACCGCCAACGACCTCCGCCTCGTGGCCCTGCTGAAAATGAATATCGGTTCAGGGGATATCGCCACTTTGCTGAACATCTCGCAGGACAGCCTGCGGGTGGTGCGCTACCGCCTTCGTAAAAAACTGAACCTCCCGCAGGGCGAAAGCCTGACGGCATTTATTCAATCCATATAA
- a CDS encoding LysE family translocator, with protein MLPSDQLFIFIMAAFIMVITPGPNMIYLVSRSVTQGKKAGVISLLGVACGFLFHIVLVSFGLSALLLTVPFLYTALKTAGILYLLYLAWEAVKPGSRSVFETRRELQADKPAKLFVMGLLTNVLNPKAAVFYLSFFPQFIRPAYGDVLFQSLFLGMTQLTVSFIVNFIIIMLAAKVKGMFAQNPRWIKVQKWFMASVLTGLAVKMALDKGK; from the coding sequence ATGTTACCATCTGATCAACTGTTCATTTTCATCATGGCGGCTTTCATCATGGTTATCACACCCGGGCCGAACATGATCTATCTTGTTTCCCGGTCTGTTACGCAGGGTAAAAAGGCCGGCGTTATTTCCCTGCTGGGTGTGGCCTGCGGGTTCCTGTTCCATATCGTGCTGGTATCATTCGGGCTGTCCGCCCTGTTGCTGACGGTACCTTTTCTGTACACTGCGCTGAAAACGGCGGGCATTCTCTATCTGCTTTATCTCGCCTGGGAAGCGGTGAAACCCGGCAGCCGCAGCGTGTTTGAGACACGCCGGGAGTTGCAGGCGGACAAGCCGGCAAAACTCTTTGTCATGGGGTTGCTCACCAATGTCCTCAACCCGAAGGCGGCCGTGTTCTACCTGTCCTTTTTCCCGCAGTTCATTCGGCCGGCTTACGGGGATGTGCTTTTTCAAAGCCTCTTCCTGGGGATGACGCAACTGACTGTCAGTTTCATCGTCAACTTCATCATCATTATGCTGGCTGCTAAAGTGAAGGGAATGTTTGCGCAAAATCCGCGCTGGATAAAGGTGCAAAAATGGTTCATGGCCAGCGTGCTGACCGGGCTGGCGGTGAAGATGGCGCTGGATAAAGGAAAATAG
- a CDS encoding RimK family alpha-L-glutamate ligase, with translation MRIALISYADQGKYAADSVEDEEGLLLAQLRASGLDVHREVWTDKRVNWSAYQLILLKSPWDYFEKYAAFCKWLDKIKALGIRMLNPYHIVKWNSDKHYLQAIAVAGLKVIPSAIVERGELPLLSSFFYEFGCDKLIVKPCVSGGARHTYTVTPQNLAEHQARITELLKEEAFIVQPYMTEIETAGEWSFIFLNGKFSHSVVKKPKTGDFRVQPYFGGTTVAAVPAEEHIASAAVYVERFAKGCLYARVDAILINEELHLMELELIEPYLFLGTDPEGYQKYTEALQNLLLHVTI, from the coding sequence ATGAGAATAGCGCTGATCAGTTACGCGGACCAGGGCAAATATGCCGCGGATTCGGTAGAGGACGAAGAGGGCCTGCTGCTGGCTCAGCTCCGGGCTTCCGGCCTGGATGTGCATCGTGAGGTATGGACGGACAAAAGGGTCAACTGGTCCGCCTACCAGCTGATATTGCTGAAATCCCCCTGGGATTATTTCGAAAAGTATGCCGCTTTCTGCAAGTGGCTGGATAAAATAAAAGCGCTCGGCATCCGTATGCTGAACCCCTATCATATTGTGAAATGGAACAGCGACAAACATTACCTGCAGGCGATCGCCGTTGCGGGTTTGAAAGTGATCCCTTCCGCCATCGTTGAACGGGGAGAGCTGCCATTGCTCTCCTCATTTTTTTATGAATTCGGGTGTGACAAGCTGATCGTAAAGCCCTGCGTAAGCGGCGGAGCAAGGCATACCTATACCGTTACGCCGCAGAACCTGGCGGAGCATCAGGCGCGGATCACGGAGCTGTTAAAAGAAGAGGCGTTCATTGTTCAGCCTTACATGACGGAAATAGAAACAGCGGGGGAATGGTCTTTCATTTTTCTCAACGGAAAGTTCAGCCATAGTGTAGTGAAGAAACCGAAGACCGGTGATTTCCGTGTACAGCCGTATTTCGGCGGCACCACTGTAGCCGCGGTACCGGCGGAGGAGCATATTGCCAGCGCCGCTGTTTATGTGGAACGGTTTGCCAAAGGATGCCTGTATGCACGGGTAGATGCCATCCTGATAAACGAAGAACTGCATTTAATGGAACTGGAGCTGATAGAGCCTTACCTGTTCCTGGGCACAGATCCCGAAGGTTATCAAAAATATACGGAAGCATTGCAAAACCTCCTTCTTCATGTTACCATCTGA
- a CDS encoding phytase produces MLKNISILLSGIVLISACDSGKAPIKENALKPAVITEQVGHDTDDPAIWINPADSMKSLIIGTDKDTDGGLYAFDLEGKIVKKVPGLKRPNNVDIAYGLLLNGAPVDIAVLTERETNRIRIFSLPDLLPLDNGGIEVFTGETERDPMGIALYKRPSDSAIFAIVGRKSGPVENYLWQYRLEDDGKGAVKAALVRKFGQYSGKKEIEAIAVDNQLGYVYCSDETVGIRKYKADPDQQDNTELAHFGKEGFVSDHEGISIYPLTDSTGYILVSNQQNNTFMVYPREGNEHPLLAEVPVSTIESDGSEVTAVPLGSKFPQGLFVAMSNGKVFHYYSWKDIADQIR; encoded by the coding sequence ATGTTGAAAAATATAAGTATTCTACTGAGTGGTATCGTTTTGATCAGTGCCTGCGACAGCGGCAAAGCCCCGATAAAGGAAAACGCCCTGAAACCCGCGGTGATCACAGAACAGGTGGGGCATGACACAGATGATCCCGCCATCTGGATCAACCCGGCGGATAGCATGAAAAGCCTCATCATCGGAACGGATAAGGATACGGACGGAGGACTCTACGCTTTTGACCTGGAGGGAAAGATCGTGAAAAAAGTACCCGGACTGAAGCGCCCGAATAATGTGGATATCGCCTATGGCCTCCTGCTCAATGGCGCCCCGGTAGACATCGCCGTGCTCACCGAAAGAGAAACAAACAGGATACGCATTTTCTCGCTGCCGGACCTGCTTCCGCTCGATAATGGCGGCATAGAGGTCTTCACCGGTGAAACCGAACGTGACCCGATGGGCATTGCTTTGTACAAAAGACCATCGGACAGTGCGATCTTTGCCATTGTAGGCCGTAAATCCGGGCCCGTTGAAAATTATCTCTGGCAATACCGGCTGGAAGATGATGGTAAAGGCGCAGTGAAAGCCGCGCTGGTGCGCAAATTCGGCCAGTACAGCGGGAAAAAGGAGATAGAAGCGATAGCGGTGGACAATCAACTGGGATATGTGTATTGTTCAGATGAAACCGTAGGCATCCGCAAATACAAAGCCGATCCGGATCAGCAGGACAATACCGAGCTGGCACATTTTGGAAAGGAAGGTTTTGTATCGGACCATGAAGGCATATCCATCTATCCGCTGACGGATTCCACCGGTTACATCCTGGTGTCCAACCAGCAGAACAATACTTTCATGGTCTATCCCCGCGAAGGGAATGAGCATCCCCTGCTGGCGGAAGTACCGGTATCCACCATCGAAAGCGACGGGTCGGAAGTGACGGCAGTGCCGCTGGGCAGCAAATTCCCGCAGGGGTTGTTTGTAGCCATGAGCAACGGAAAAGTGTTCCATTATTATTCCTGGAAAGATATTGCGGACCAGATCAGGTAA
- a CDS encoding TonB-dependent receptor codes for MKTILSAILFSCLSMLCFGQGTGLVTGHVMDKNQQLSLPGATLKLKPGNHYTVSNQQGKFEFLGVPAGSYTLEITYIGYEKITQEVTVQAGKNTSVNLQLNAGGIAGKEVIVLGDRLRGQAKALNQQKNNPNITNIVSADQIGRFPDANVGDAIKRIPGITMQNDQGEARNIIIRGLAPELNSVMLNGDRIPSAEGDNRRVQMDLIPSDMVQTIEVNKTLTPDMDADAIGGAVNLITRAAPNGPRLSATLSSGYNPIRSKPLYNGSLVLGNRFFQNKLGAVISASYNNNDYGSDNVEAVWAQDDFGNVYTEEVQIRKYDVQRIRRSLSAALDYKINTSNTIYLNAMYNWRDDRENRYRHELKDIEPEYGANDQITGFTGSLSRETKGGIDNNRNKNRRLEDQRVQNYSLRGEHLLGSKVDLDWGISFSSASEDRPNERYIEYENEDVPITLNYADPRYPFASAPGAANSDFVFKSMSENHDFTRENELGMKANLRFPFSILPDQKGRLRVGGRLRLKDKKRENVFYEYEPLTPFGNMAAMPTVLWDSKDFQAGGKYVPGTFISNKFLGSQQLTNTSLFEASDEPSEYLAVNFSAKERIVAGYVRWDQDLTSKLSMIAGVRLENTHIDYTGNIVEEEEELAGQRDVQNSYLNVLPGLSFKYDVTNNFILRLAATTSIARPNYYDITPFVSSILDDEELSAGNPELKAAYAWNFDLMAEHYFSSVGILSGGVFYKSIRDFIYTYSDLQYSTEKFTADFPGLQNPVPAGERWTYKQARNGDNVKVYGFEVALQRQLDFLPGFAKGFGVYVNYTYTKSTADGVYNGDGEKRTGVTLPGTAPHMFNASLSFENSRFTARLSGNYAAAYLDELGGSDFDDAYYDQQFFLDANASYKFTKHLRMFAEANNLTNQPLRYYQGVSSRTMQAEFYRPRYNVGFKFDL; via the coding sequence ATGAAAACAATTTTATCAGCAATCCTTTTTTCCTGCCTCAGCATGCTGTGCTTTGGACAGGGCACCGGTCTTGTTACCGGTCACGTAATGGATAAGAACCAGCAATTATCCCTGCCGGGCGCTACCCTGAAACTGAAACCGGGCAACCACTATACGGTGTCCAACCAGCAGGGCAAATTTGAATTCCTCGGTGTGCCGGCCGGGAGTTATACACTGGAGATCACCTATATCGGTTATGAAAAGATAACGCAGGAGGTGACGGTGCAGGCCGGCAAAAACACATCGGTGAATTTGCAGCTGAATGCGGGCGGTATCGCCGGCAAGGAAGTGATCGTGCTGGGCGATCGTTTGCGGGGGCAGGCCAAAGCGCTGAACCAGCAGAAGAACAATCCCAATATCACCAATATTGTGTCTGCGGACCAGATCGGGCGTTTCCCGGATGCCAACGTGGGGGATGCCATCAAGCGTATTCCCGGCATCACCATGCAGAACGACCAGGGCGAGGCGCGTAATATCATCATCCGCGGCCTGGCCCCGGAACTGAACTCCGTGATGCTCAACGGCGACCGCATCCCTTCTGCCGAAGGCGATAACCGCCGCGTGCAGATGGACCTGATCCCTTCGGACATGGTGCAAACAATCGAAGTGAACAAAACCCTCACTCCGGATATGGATGCAGACGCCATCGGCGGCGCCGTAAACCTCATCACCCGTGCCGCGCCGAATGGCCCGCGCCTCTCCGCCACTTTGTCCAGCGGCTACAATCCCATCCGCAGCAAACCGCTCTATAACGGTTCGCTGGTGCTGGGTAACCGCTTCTTTCAGAACAAGCTCGGTGCAGTGATCAGCGCTTCCTATAACAATAATGATTACGGTTCCGATAATGTGGAAGCCGTATGGGCCCAGGATGATTTCGGGAATGTGTACACGGAAGAAGTGCAGATCCGCAAATACGATGTACAGCGCATCCGCAGAAGCCTTTCTGCCGCGCTCGATTACAAGATCAACACCTCCAACACCATCTACCTGAACGCGATGTACAACTGGCGCGATGACCGCGAGAACCGCTACCGCCACGAATTAAAGGATATCGAACCGGAATACGGTGCCAACGACCAGATCACGGGTTTTACCGGCAGCCTCAGCCGCGAAACCAAAGGCGGCATTGATAATAACCGGAATAAAAACAGAAGGCTGGAAGATCAGCGTGTACAGAACTACTCCCTGCGCGGAGAGCACCTGCTGGGCAGCAAGGTGGACCTCGACTGGGGTATCAGCTTTTCATCCGCCAGTGAAGACCGGCCCAATGAACGGTATATCGAATATGAAAATGAGGATGTACCCATCACCCTGAATTATGCCGATCCGCGTTATCCCTTTGCGAGCGCACCGGGCGCTGCCAACAGTGATTTCGTGTTCAAGTCCATGTCGGAGAACCACGACTTCACCCGCGAGAACGAGCTGGGCATGAAAGCGAACCTGCGCTTTCCCTTCAGCATCCTGCCGGACCAGAAAGGCCGCCTGCGCGTAGGAGGAAGACTGCGCCTGAAAGATAAAAAACGCGAGAACGTATTCTACGAATATGAGCCGCTGACGCCTTTCGGCAATATGGCCGCCATGCCTACCGTATTGTGGGATAGCAAGGACTTCCAGGCCGGAGGCAAGTATGTGCCCGGCACTTTCATCTCCAATAAATTCCTCGGCAGCCAGCAGCTGACCAATACCAGCCTGTTTGAAGCGAGTGACGAACCTTCCGAATACCTGGCCGTGAACTTTTCCGCCAAAGAAAGGATCGTTGCAGGTTATGTACGCTGGGACCAGGACCTGACGTCCAAACTCTCCATGATCGCCGGAGTACGGCTGGAAAACACGCATATCGATTATACAGGCAATATCGTGGAGGAAGAAGAAGAGCTGGCCGGCCAGCGGGATGTGCAGAACAGCTACCTCAATGTATTGCCCGGTTTGAGCTTTAAATACGATGTAACCAATAATTTCATCCTGCGCCTTGCCGCCACCACTTCTATTGCCCGCCCGAACTACTACGATATCACGCCTTTTGTAAGCAGCATACTGGATGATGAAGAGCTGAGCGCCGGCAACCCGGAACTGAAAGCGGCTTATGCCTGGAATTTCGACCTGATGGCGGAACATTATTTCAGCTCCGTGGGCATTCTCTCCGGTGGTGTATTTTACAAGAGCATCCGCGATTTCATTTACACCTACAGCGATCTTCAGTATTCCACAGAGAAATTCACGGCAGACTTCCCCGGCCTGCAGAACCCTGTGCCGGCAGGAGAACGCTGGACCTACAAGCAGGCCCGCAACGGCGATAACGTAAAGGTTTACGGGTTTGAAGTGGCGCTGCAGCGGCAGCTGGACTTCCTGCCGGGATTCGCCAAAGGTTTCGGTGTGTATGTGAACTATACCTACACCAAATCCACAGCAGACGGTGTGTACAACGGTGATGGCGAAAAACGCACCGGTGTGACACTGCCCGGCACCGCGCCGCATATGTTCAATGCATCCCTCTCATTCGAGAACAGCCGCTTTACAGCCCGTCTTTCCGGCAACTATGCCGCGGCCTATCTGGATGAGTTGGGCGGTTCCGACTTTGATGACGCCTACTATGATCAGCAGTTCTTCCTGGATGCCAATGCTTCCTACAAATTCACAAAGCACCTGCGGATGTTCGCAGAAGCCAATAACCTGACCAACCAGCCGCTGCGTTATTACCAGGGAGTTTCCTCCCGCACCATGCAGGCGGAGTTTTACCGCCCGCGTTATAACGTCGGTTTTAAATTTGACCTGTAA